The proteins below are encoded in one region of Silene latifolia isolate original U9 population chromosome 2, ASM4854445v1, whole genome shotgun sequence:
- the LOC141641137 gene encoding uncharacterized protein LOC141641137: MAPFEALYERKCRSPVYWDDRADAVVLGLEMIQEMVEQVHIIRQKMRVAQDRQKSYADLKRSGIVFAVGDKLRKYVTDPTHVLEPKHVEIDEQLSYVEVPKEILDRKVRKTRNGETALVKVLWSNHKVDEDTWVQSGLTGPIRSNGLEFEKLGNSGSTGLVRSWTGFFRSSPGPEFL, from the exons atggcaccttttgaggctttgtatgagaGGAAGTGCAGGAGTCCAGTTTATTGGGATGATAGAGCGGATGCGGTTGTGTTAGGACTTGAGATGATACAAGAAATGGTGGAGCAAGTGCATATTATTCGACAGAAGATGCGTGTGGCGCAGGATAGGCAGAAGAGCTATGCAGATTTGAAGAGAAGTGGGATAGTATTTGCTGTGGGAGATAAA TTGAGGAAATATGTGACTGATCCTACTCATGTCTTGGAACCTAAGCATGTGGAGATTGATGAGCAGTTGTCTTATGTTGAGGTACCTAAGGAGATCTTGGATAGAAAAGTGAGGAAGACTCGTAATGGTGAAACAGCTTTGGTGAAagttctatggtctaatcataagGTAGATGAAGATACATGG GTCCAATCTGGTCTAACCGGTCCTATCCGGTCCAATGGACTGGAATTTGAAAAATTGGGTAATTCCGGTTCAACTGGTCTGGTCCGGTCTTGGACTGGATTTTTCCGGTCCAGTCCCGGACCGGAATTTTTGTAA